A stretch of Henckelia pumila isolate YLH828 chromosome 4, ASM3356847v2, whole genome shotgun sequence DNA encodes these proteins:
- the LOC140862236 gene encoding uncharacterized protein: MAKLFSDIISFKQKEGESLHAAWTRFKKMLRMCPQHNLSQRQQTQTFYNGADQSVRSMLDAAANGCLFRKTPAEAWEIIGNMAESNIGWPDVKKEKKAGILEVDALMALNAKIDALTHQVALMKAAPVNHAQGNLQEEQQLFEVEAANFAGNQGRQPYNSYNNNYNPNWQPKQEEKKPSFDEIMMKYVAGTEARLQNQESMLQKLEVQMSQIATQLSTRPAGALPSNTEPNPRGVNAIMVVTQAHSVEQHRDEKKTKEGLKSAESKEDTYAENSFTADALAQMPNYARFLKDLLKNQKKLNDVTQVTLNEECSAVLKKKLPPKFQDLGSFSIPCHIGSLSFDNVLYFVILDMDEDFEVHMILGRPFLAASRALVDVEKRELVLRLNDEQVVFNMLKSATESPTLKSCSAVYLVDETHDYDDECLQIQL; this comes from the exons atggcaaaATTATTCTCAGATATTATTTCATTCAAACAGAAGGAGGGTGAATCTTTACATGCGGCATGGACcagattcaaaaagatgttgaggatgtgtcctcaacataatttATCTCAAAGACAGCAGACTCAGACGTTCTACAATggagccgatcagtcggttcgatctatgctggatgctgcgGCTAATGGATGTTTGTTCAGGAAAACGCCGGCTGAAGCCTGGGAGATCATTGGAAACATGGCTGAAAGTAATATAGGGTGGCCGGATGTGAAGAAGGAAAAGAAGGCTGGAATTCTAGAGGTTGATGCTTTGATGGCTCTTAATGCTAAGATCGACGCTCTAACACATCAAGTAGCACTTATGAAAGCAGCTCCAGTAAATCATGCACAAGGGAATCTTCAAGAAGAgcagcagttgtttgaagtggaagcggctaattttgcaggaaaCCAAGGAAGACAGCCatacaactcctacaacaacaactataatCCGAACTGGCAGCCtaagcaagaggagaagaagccgagttttgacgaaatcatgatgaaatacGTTGCTGGAACTGAGGCTCGCTTACAGAATCAGGAAAGTATGCTGCAGAAGTTAGAAGTTCAGATGAGTCAGATCGCAACCCAATTATCAACCCGGCCTGCTGGAGCTTTACCAAGtaacactgaaccaaatcccaGAGGAGTGAACGCTATCATGGTCGTGACTCAAGCACATTCTGTGGAGCAGCATAGGGACGAAAAGAAAACTAAGGAGGGGCTGAAAAGTGCAGAGTCCAAGGAGGATACATATGCTGAAAATTCCTTCAcggcag atgcattAGCTCAAATGCCAAACTATGCAAGATTTCTGAAGGACTTGCTGAAAAACCAGAAAAAATTGAATGACGTAACGCAAGTCACACTGAATGAGGAGTGCTCGGCGGTGCTGAAAAAGAAGCTTCCACCAAAATTTCAGGATCTAGGGAGTTTCTCTATACCTTGTCATATTGGAAGTTTATCATTTGATAATGTTCTGT attttgttattcttgacatggatgaggattTTGAGGTGCATATGATTTTAGGGCGTCCGTTTCTGGCTGCTAGTAGAGCGTTAGTTGATGTTGAGAAGAGAGAGTTAGTGTTGAGACTGAATGATGAACAAGTTGTATTTAATATGCTTAAGTCGGCTACCGAGAGCCCAACTTTAAAATCTTGTTCTGCTGTTTATTTGGTTGATGAGACTCATGATTATGATGATGAATGTCTACAGATTCAGCTGTAA